One Halichoerus grypus chromosome 1, mHalGry1.hap1.1, whole genome shotgun sequence genomic region harbors:
- the RNF123 gene encoding E3 ubiquitin-protein ligase RNF123 isoform X1, with amino-acid sequence MASKESSMSFSRKSYRLTSDAEKSRVTGIVHEKLLNDYLHRIFSSPEHAPTAATSRKPLNFQNLPEHLDQLLHVEDEDEESQGQVEGRLGPSTVVLDHTGGFEGLLLVDDDLLGVIGHSNFGTIRSTTCVYKGKWVYEVLISSQGLMQIGWCTINCRFNQEEGVGDTHNSYAYDGNRVRKWNVTTTNYGKAWAAGDIVSCLIDLDDGTLSFCLNGVSLGTAFENLSRGLGMAYFPAISLSFKESVAFNFGSRPLRYPVAGYRPLQDPPHADLVRAQKLLGCFRAVLSVELDPVEGRLVEKDSSEWQLQGQPTVLLTLAHIFHRFAPLLRKVYLVEAVLMSFLRGVVEAGSPAQAQSVVRQVLDLLWLFMEDYEVQDCLKQLMMSLLRLYRFSPIVPDLGLQIHYLRLTIAILRHEKSRKFLLSSVLFDVLRSVVFFYIKSPLRVEEAGLQELIPTTWWPHRSGREGKDSKDVKDETAEERVRRRAYERGCQRLKKRIEVVEELQVQILKLLLNNKDDNGGEASRYIFLTKFRKFLQENASGRGNMSMLCPPEYMVCFLHRLISALRYYWDEYKASNPRAAFSEEAYIPPQVFYNGKVDYFDLQRLGGLLSHLRKTLKDDLASKANILIDPLELQAATMDDLDEDEEPAPAAAQRPTQALAMGGVLPLPRPSWLSSPTLGRANRFLSTAAVSLMTPRRPLSTSEKVKVRTLSAEQRTREDIEGSHWNEGLLLGRPPEEPEQPLTENSLLEVLDGAVMMYNLSVHQQLGKMVGVSDDVNEYAMALRDTEDKLRRCPKRRNDILAELTKSQKVFSEKLDHLSRRLAWVHATVYSQEKMLDIYWLLRVCLRTVEHGDRTGSLFAFMPEFYLSVAINSYSALKNYFGPVHSMEELPGYEETLTRLAAILAKHFADTRIVGTDIRDSLMQALASYVCYPHSLRAVERIPEEQRVAMVRSLLAPYEQRPWAQTNWILVRLWRGCGFGYRYTRLPHLLKTKPEDANLPSLQKPCPSTLLQQHMAELLREGPDVAPSFLNSVLNQLNWAFSEFIGMIQEIQQAAERLERNFVDSRQLKVCATCFDLSVSLLRVLEMTITLVPDIFLDWARPTSEMLLRRLAQLLNQVLNRVTAERNLFDRVVTLRLPGLESVDHYPILVAVTGILVRLLAHGPASGRERATSVLLADPCFQLSSICYLLGQPEPPAPGTALPAPDRKRFSLQSYTDYISAEELAQVEQMLAHLTAASAQAAAASLPTSEEDLCPICYAHPISAVFQPCGHKSCKACINQHLMNNKDCFFCKATIVSVEDWDKAASASTTTSSAA; translated from the exons ATGGCGTCCAAAGAGTCCAGCATGTCTTTCTCCCGCAAGAGCTATAGGCTGACATCAGACGCTGAGAAGTCCAGGGTCACAG GCATTGTGCACGAGAAACTACTGAATGACTACCTGCACCGCATCTTTTCCTCTCCTGAGCATGCGCCCACTGCAGCAACCAGCAG GAAACCCCTGAACTTCCAGAACCTGCCAGAGCATCTGGACCAGCTGTTACATGtggaggatgaggatgaggagagCCAGG GACAGGTTGAGGGCCGGCTTGGCCCATCCACTGTGGTCCTGGACCACACAGGTGGCTTCGAGGGGCTTCTTCTGGTGGACGATGACCTCCTGGGG GTGATCGGACACAGCAACTTCGGTACCATCCGCTCTACCACGTGCGTGTACAAAG GGAAATGGGTCTACGAGGTGCTCATCTCCTCTCAGGGGCTCATGCAGATTGGCTGGTGCACTATCAACTGCCGCTTCAATCAGGAG GAGGGGGTTGGAGATACACACAACTCCTATGCCTATGATGGCAACCGGGTGCGCAAGTGGAATGTGACCACAACGAATTATGGCAAG GCGTGGGCAGCGGGGGACATTGTGAGCTGCCTCATCGACCTGGACGATGGCACCCTGTCCTTCTGCCT GAATGGCGTGTCGCTGGGCACTGCTTTTGAGAACTTGTCCAGGGGCCTGGGCATGGCCTACTTCCCAGCGATCAGCCTCTCCTTCAAGGAGTCCGTGGCCTTCAACTTTGGCAGCCGTCCCTTGCG CTACCCAGTGGCAGGCTACCGGCCCCTGCAGGACCCGCCGCATGCTGACCTGGTGCGGGCGCAGAAGTTGCTGGGCTGCTTCCGGGCGGTGCTCAGCGTGGAGCTGGACCCTGTG GAAGGCCGGCTGGTGGAGAAGGACAGCTCCGAGTGGCAGTTGCAAGGCCAGCCCACTGTCCTCCTCACGCTGGCCCACATTTTCCATCGCTTCGCGCCGCTCCTG CGCAAGGTGTACCTGGTAGAGGCTGTGCTCATGAGCTTCCTGCGCGGCGTCGTGGAGGCGGGCAGCCCCGCACAGGCTCAGTCCGTGGTGCGTCAGGTCCTCGACCTCCTGTGGCTCTTCATGGAG GACTACGAGGTACAGGACTGCCTCAAGCAGCTGATGATGTCCCTGCTGCGGCTTTACCGCTTCTCACCCATCGTCCCGGACCTGGGCCTACAG aTCCACTACCTGCGGCTCACCATCGCCATCCTGAGGCATGAGAAGTCCCGCAAGTTTCTGCTCAGCAGCGTCCT CTTCGACGTGCTCCGGTCCGTTGTCTTCTTTTACATCAAGAGCCCCTTGCGAGTGGAGGAGGCTGGCCTGCAGGAGCTCATCCCCACCACCTGGTGGCCCCATCGCTCCGGCAGGGAG ggcaAAGACAGTAAGGACGTGAAGGATGAGACTGCCGAGGAGCGCGTGCGGAGGCGTGCCTACGAACGGGGCTGCCAAAGGCTCAAGAAGCGCATTGAAG tgGTGGAAGAACTACAGGTCCAGATCCTGAAGCTGCTGCTGAACAATAAAGATGATAACGGG GGTGAAGCTTCTAGGTACATCTTCCTGACCAAGTTCCGAAAGTTTCTACAGGAGAATGCCAGTGGCCGGGGG AACATGTCCATGCTCTGCCCCCCTGAGTACATGGTCTGCTTCTTGCACCGGTTGATCTCTGCCCTGCGCTACTACTGGGATGAATACAAGGCCTCGAACCCTCGTGCCGCCTTCAGTGAGG AGGCCTACATCCCGCCCCAGGTGTTCTATAATGGCAAGGTAGACTACTTCGACCTTCAGCGCCTGGGAGGCCTCCTCTCACACCTTCGGAAGACCCTCAAAG ATGACCTTGCCTCCAAGGCCAACATCTTGATCGACCCGCTGGAGCTCCAGGCGGCCACCATGGATGACCTGGATGAGGACGAGGAGCCAGCCCCGGCTGCGGCCCAG CGCCCCACGCAGGCTCTGGCCATGGGGGGCGTGctgcccctgccccggcccagctggctcagttctCCAACCCTGGGCCGAGCTAACCGCTTCCTCAGCACAGCAGCTGTGAGCCTGATGACCCCCCGGCGGCCTCTGAGCACCTCGGAGAAAGTGAAGGTCCGCACACTGAGCGCCGAACAGAGGACTCGTGAGGACA TTGAGGGCAGCCACTGGAACGAGGGCCTGCTGCTGGGGCGGCCTCCCGAGGAGCCGGAGCAGCCCCTCACCGAGAACTCCCTGCTGGAAGTCCTGGATGGCGCCGTCATGATGTATAATCTCAGCGTTCACCAGCAGCTGGGCAAG ATGGTGGGTGTGTCTGATGACGTCAACGAGTATGCAATGGCTCTGAGGGACACAGAGGACAAGCTCCGCCGGTGCCCCAAGCGG AGGAACGACATCCTGGCAGAGTTGACCAAGAGTCAGAAGGTTTTCTCCGAAAAGCTGGACCACCTGAGTCGCCGTCTTGCCTGGGTCCACGCCACTGTCTACTCCCAG GAGAAGATGCTCGACATCTACTGGCTGCTGCGCGTCTGCCTGCGGACCGTCGAGCACGGTGACCGCACGGGGTCTCTCTTTGCCTTCATGCCCGAGTTCTACTTGAGCGTGGCCATCAACAGCTACAGCGCCCTCAAGAATTACTTCGGCCCCGTGCACAGCATGGAGGAGCTCCCAG GCTACGAAGAGACCCTGACCCGCCTGGCCGCCATCCTTGCCAAACACTTCGCGGACACACGCATCGTGGGCACTG ACATCCGTGACTCGCTGATGCAAGCCCTGGCCAGCTACGTGTGCTACCCCCACTCCCTGCGGGCCGTGGAGCGGATCCCCGAGGAGCA GCGTGTCGCCATGGTGAGGAGCCTCCTGGCTCCCTATGAGCAGCGGCCCTGGGCCCAGACCAACTGGATCCTGGTGCGGCTGTGGAGG GGCTGTGGGTTCGGGTACCGCTACACACGGCTGCCGCACCTGCTGAAAACCAAACCCGAGGATGCCAACTTGCCCAGTCTCCAGA agccctgcccctccaccctgcttcaGCAGCACATGGCGGAGCTGCTGCGGGAGGGGCCCGACGTGGCGCCCAGCTTCCTCAACAGCGTCCTCAACCAGCTCAACTGGGCCTTCTCGGAGTTCATCGGCATGATCCAGGAG ATCCAACAGGCTGCCGAGCGCCTAGAGCGGAACTTTGTGGACAGCCGGCAGCTCAAGGTGTGCGCCACCTGCTTCGACCTCTCGGTCAGCTTGCTGCGGGTCCTGGAGATGACCATCACGCTGGTGCCCGACATATTCCTTGACTGGGCCCGGCCTACGTCTGAGATGCTGCTGCGGCGTCTCGCGCAG CTCCTCAACCAGGTGCTGAACCGGGTGACGGCTGAGAGGAACCTGTTTGACCGCGTGGTCACCCTGCGGCTGCCTG GCCTGGAGAGCGTGGACCACTACCCCATTCTGGTGGCCGTGACGGGCATCCTGGTGCGGCTCCTGGCGCATGGCCCGGCCTCGGG GAGAGAGCGAGCCACGTCCGTGCTCCTTGCTGATCCCTGCTTCCAGCTCAGCTCTATATGTTATCTCTTGGGGCAGCCagagccccctgcccctggcactgccctgcctgcccctgaCCGGAAGCGCTTCTCCCTGCAGAGCT ACACAGATTACATCAGCGCGGAGGAGCTGGCCCAGGTGGAACAGATGCTGGCACACCTGACCGCTGCCTCTGCCCAGGCAGCTGCTGCCTCCCTG CCCACCAGCGAGGAGGACCTCTGCCCCATCTGCTATGCTCACCCCATTTCCGCTGTGTTCCAGCCCTGTGGCCATAAGTCCTGCAA AGCCTGTATCAACCAGCACCTGATGAACAACAAGGACTGCTTCTTCTGCAAAGCCACCATCGTGTCTGTAGAGGACTGGGACAAGGCGGCCAGCGCAAGTACCACCACTTCCTCAGCCGCCTAG
- the RNF123 gene encoding E3 ubiquitin-protein ligase RNF123 isoform X3 has protein sequence MWRMRMRRARVEGRLGPSTVVLDHTGGFEGLLLVDDDLLGVIGHSNFGTIRSTTCVYKGKWVYEVLISSQGLMQIGWCTINCRFNQEEGVGDTHNSYAYDGNRVRKWNVTTTNYGKAWAAGDIVSCLIDLDDGTLSFCLNGVSLGTAFENLSRGLGMAYFPAISLSFKESVAFNFGSRPLRYPVAGYRPLQDPPHADLVRAQKLLGCFRAVLSVELDPVEGRLVEKDSSEWQLQGQPTVLLTLAHIFHRFAPLLRKVYLVEAVLMSFLRGVVEAGSPAQAQSVVRQVLDLLWLFMEDYEVQDCLKQLMMSLLRLYRFSPIVPDLGLQIHYLRLTIAILRHEKSRKFLLSSVLFDVLRSVVFFYIKSPLRVEEAGLQELIPTTWWPHRSGREGKDSKDVKDETAEERVRRRAYERGCQRLKKRIEVVEELQVQILKLLLNNKDDNGGEASRYIFLTKFRKFLQENASGRGNMSMLCPPEYMVCFLHRLISALRYYWDEYKASNPRAAFSEEAYIPPQVFYNGKVDYFDLQRLGGLLSHLRKTLKDDLASKANILIDPLELQAATMDDLDEDEEPAPAAAQRPTQALAMGGVLPLPRPSWLSSPTLGRANRFLSTAAVSLMTPRRPLSTSEKVKVRTLSAEQRTREDIEGSHWNEGLLLGRPPEEPEQPLTENSLLEVLDGAVMMYNLSVHQQLGKMVGVSDDVNEYAMALRDTEDKLRRCPKRRNDILAELTKSQKVFSEKLDHLSRRLAWVHATVYSQEKMLDIYWLLRVCLRTVEHGDRTGSLFAFMPEFYLSVAINSYSALKNYFGPVHSMEELPGYEETLTRLAAILAKHFADTRIVGTDIRDSLMQALASYVCYPHSLRAVERIPEEQRVAMVRSLLAPYEQRPWAQTNWILVRLWRGCGFGYRYTRLPHLLKTKPEDANLPSLQKPCPSTLLQQHMAELLREGPDVAPSFLNSVLNQLNWAFSEFIGMIQEIQQAAERLERNFVDSRQLKVCATCFDLSVSLLRVLEMTITLVPDIFLDWARPTSEMLLRRLAQLLNQVLNRVTAERNLFDRVVTLRLPGLESVDHYPILVAVTGILVRLLAHGPASGRERATSVLLADPCFQLSSICYLLGQPEPPAPGTALPAPDRKRFSLQSYTDYISAEELAQVEQMLAHLTAASAQAAAASLPTSEEDLCPICYAHPISAVFQPCGHKSCKACINQHLMNNKDCFFCKATIVSVEDWDKAASASTTTSSAA, from the exons ATGtggaggatgaggatgaggagagCCAGG GTTGAGGGCCGGCTTGGCCCATCCACTGTGGTCCTGGACCACACAGGTGGCTTCGAGGGGCTTCTTCTGGTGGACGATGACCTCCTGGGG GTGATCGGACACAGCAACTTCGGTACCATCCGCTCTACCACGTGCGTGTACAAAG GGAAATGGGTCTACGAGGTGCTCATCTCCTCTCAGGGGCTCATGCAGATTGGCTGGTGCACTATCAACTGCCGCTTCAATCAGGAG GAGGGGGTTGGAGATACACACAACTCCTATGCCTATGATGGCAACCGGGTGCGCAAGTGGAATGTGACCACAACGAATTATGGCAAG GCGTGGGCAGCGGGGGACATTGTGAGCTGCCTCATCGACCTGGACGATGGCACCCTGTCCTTCTGCCT GAATGGCGTGTCGCTGGGCACTGCTTTTGAGAACTTGTCCAGGGGCCTGGGCATGGCCTACTTCCCAGCGATCAGCCTCTCCTTCAAGGAGTCCGTGGCCTTCAACTTTGGCAGCCGTCCCTTGCG CTACCCAGTGGCAGGCTACCGGCCCCTGCAGGACCCGCCGCATGCTGACCTGGTGCGGGCGCAGAAGTTGCTGGGCTGCTTCCGGGCGGTGCTCAGCGTGGAGCTGGACCCTGTG GAAGGCCGGCTGGTGGAGAAGGACAGCTCCGAGTGGCAGTTGCAAGGCCAGCCCACTGTCCTCCTCACGCTGGCCCACATTTTCCATCGCTTCGCGCCGCTCCTG CGCAAGGTGTACCTGGTAGAGGCTGTGCTCATGAGCTTCCTGCGCGGCGTCGTGGAGGCGGGCAGCCCCGCACAGGCTCAGTCCGTGGTGCGTCAGGTCCTCGACCTCCTGTGGCTCTTCATGGAG GACTACGAGGTACAGGACTGCCTCAAGCAGCTGATGATGTCCCTGCTGCGGCTTTACCGCTTCTCACCCATCGTCCCGGACCTGGGCCTACAG aTCCACTACCTGCGGCTCACCATCGCCATCCTGAGGCATGAGAAGTCCCGCAAGTTTCTGCTCAGCAGCGTCCT CTTCGACGTGCTCCGGTCCGTTGTCTTCTTTTACATCAAGAGCCCCTTGCGAGTGGAGGAGGCTGGCCTGCAGGAGCTCATCCCCACCACCTGGTGGCCCCATCGCTCCGGCAGGGAG ggcaAAGACAGTAAGGACGTGAAGGATGAGACTGCCGAGGAGCGCGTGCGGAGGCGTGCCTACGAACGGGGCTGCCAAAGGCTCAAGAAGCGCATTGAAG tgGTGGAAGAACTACAGGTCCAGATCCTGAAGCTGCTGCTGAACAATAAAGATGATAACGGG GGTGAAGCTTCTAGGTACATCTTCCTGACCAAGTTCCGAAAGTTTCTACAGGAGAATGCCAGTGGCCGGGGG AACATGTCCATGCTCTGCCCCCCTGAGTACATGGTCTGCTTCTTGCACCGGTTGATCTCTGCCCTGCGCTACTACTGGGATGAATACAAGGCCTCGAACCCTCGTGCCGCCTTCAGTGAGG AGGCCTACATCCCGCCCCAGGTGTTCTATAATGGCAAGGTAGACTACTTCGACCTTCAGCGCCTGGGAGGCCTCCTCTCACACCTTCGGAAGACCCTCAAAG ATGACCTTGCCTCCAAGGCCAACATCTTGATCGACCCGCTGGAGCTCCAGGCGGCCACCATGGATGACCTGGATGAGGACGAGGAGCCAGCCCCGGCTGCGGCCCAG CGCCCCACGCAGGCTCTGGCCATGGGGGGCGTGctgcccctgccccggcccagctggctcagttctCCAACCCTGGGCCGAGCTAACCGCTTCCTCAGCACAGCAGCTGTGAGCCTGATGACCCCCCGGCGGCCTCTGAGCACCTCGGAGAAAGTGAAGGTCCGCACACTGAGCGCCGAACAGAGGACTCGTGAGGACA TTGAGGGCAGCCACTGGAACGAGGGCCTGCTGCTGGGGCGGCCTCCCGAGGAGCCGGAGCAGCCCCTCACCGAGAACTCCCTGCTGGAAGTCCTGGATGGCGCCGTCATGATGTATAATCTCAGCGTTCACCAGCAGCTGGGCAAG ATGGTGGGTGTGTCTGATGACGTCAACGAGTATGCAATGGCTCTGAGGGACACAGAGGACAAGCTCCGCCGGTGCCCCAAGCGG AGGAACGACATCCTGGCAGAGTTGACCAAGAGTCAGAAGGTTTTCTCCGAAAAGCTGGACCACCTGAGTCGCCGTCTTGCCTGGGTCCACGCCACTGTCTACTCCCAG GAGAAGATGCTCGACATCTACTGGCTGCTGCGCGTCTGCCTGCGGACCGTCGAGCACGGTGACCGCACGGGGTCTCTCTTTGCCTTCATGCCCGAGTTCTACTTGAGCGTGGCCATCAACAGCTACAGCGCCCTCAAGAATTACTTCGGCCCCGTGCACAGCATGGAGGAGCTCCCAG GCTACGAAGAGACCCTGACCCGCCTGGCCGCCATCCTTGCCAAACACTTCGCGGACACACGCATCGTGGGCACTG ACATCCGTGACTCGCTGATGCAAGCCCTGGCCAGCTACGTGTGCTACCCCCACTCCCTGCGGGCCGTGGAGCGGATCCCCGAGGAGCA GCGTGTCGCCATGGTGAGGAGCCTCCTGGCTCCCTATGAGCAGCGGCCCTGGGCCCAGACCAACTGGATCCTGGTGCGGCTGTGGAGG GGCTGTGGGTTCGGGTACCGCTACACACGGCTGCCGCACCTGCTGAAAACCAAACCCGAGGATGCCAACTTGCCCAGTCTCCAGA agccctgcccctccaccctgcttcaGCAGCACATGGCGGAGCTGCTGCGGGAGGGGCCCGACGTGGCGCCCAGCTTCCTCAACAGCGTCCTCAACCAGCTCAACTGGGCCTTCTCGGAGTTCATCGGCATGATCCAGGAG ATCCAACAGGCTGCCGAGCGCCTAGAGCGGAACTTTGTGGACAGCCGGCAGCTCAAGGTGTGCGCCACCTGCTTCGACCTCTCGGTCAGCTTGCTGCGGGTCCTGGAGATGACCATCACGCTGGTGCCCGACATATTCCTTGACTGGGCCCGGCCTACGTCTGAGATGCTGCTGCGGCGTCTCGCGCAG CTCCTCAACCAGGTGCTGAACCGGGTGACGGCTGAGAGGAACCTGTTTGACCGCGTGGTCACCCTGCGGCTGCCTG GCCTGGAGAGCGTGGACCACTACCCCATTCTGGTGGCCGTGACGGGCATCCTGGTGCGGCTCCTGGCGCATGGCCCGGCCTCGGG GAGAGAGCGAGCCACGTCCGTGCTCCTTGCTGATCCCTGCTTCCAGCTCAGCTCTATATGTTATCTCTTGGGGCAGCCagagccccctgcccctggcactgccctgcctgcccctgaCCGGAAGCGCTTCTCCCTGCAGAGCT ACACAGATTACATCAGCGCGGAGGAGCTGGCCCAGGTGGAACAGATGCTGGCACACCTGACCGCTGCCTCTGCCCAGGCAGCTGCTGCCTCCCTG CCCACCAGCGAGGAGGACCTCTGCCCCATCTGCTATGCTCACCCCATTTCCGCTGTGTTCCAGCCCTGTGGCCATAAGTCCTGCAA AGCCTGTATCAACCAGCACCTGATGAACAACAAGGACTGCTTCTTCTGCAAAGCCACCATCGTGTCTGTAGAGGACTGGGACAAGGCGGCCAGCGCAAGTACCACCACTTCCTCAGCCGCCTAG